In Mesorhizobium sp., one DNA window encodes the following:
- a CDS encoding DNA polymerase III subunit chi: MADVLFYHLTESTLEEALPPLLEKSVERGWKVVVQTGSEERRNALDAHLWTFRDDSFLGHGLDGDPRAADQPILLTISAGNANAASVRFLVDGAEPPPLDTYERGVFMFDGHDQTQLELARAQWKRMKEAGHSVTYWQQTDARRWERKA, translated from the coding sequence ATGGCAGACGTCCTCTTCTACCACCTGACCGAATCGACGCTCGAAGAGGCGCTGCCGCCTCTGCTCGAGAAGAGCGTTGAGCGCGGCTGGAAGGTCGTGGTGCAGACAGGCAGCGAGGAACGGCGCAACGCGCTTGATGCGCATCTGTGGACGTTCCGCGACGACAGCTTCCTCGGCCACGGCCTCGACGGCGACCCGCGCGCCGCCGACCAGCCGATCCTGCTGACCATTTCGGCGGGCAATGCCAATGCGGCGTCCGTCCGCTTCCTCGTCGACGGCGCCGAGCCGCCGCCGCTCGATACCTACGAGCGCGGCGTATTCATGTTCGACGGCCACGACCAGACGCAGCTCGAGCTGGCGCGCGCTCAGTGGAAGCGCATGAAGGAGGCCGGGCATTCGGTGACCTACTGGCAACAGACCGACGCCCGGCGCTGGGAGCGCAAGGCGTAA
- a CDS encoding leucyl aminopeptidase: MTPAMDIGFTTSSKGTADLHVFLAAPGANGSVDLAGDAGPLLEKAIKAGAFTAKMLSTLDIIVPAGMEVDRVLVLGLGDPKTITTDGWLKVGGSIASNLKKAATVMVHADVPGFDFDAAALADMALGALLRTYRFDRYKTKKDDGDEEPKRTRITVVTRRAAAAKAAFGASEAVASGVSIARDLVNEPANLLGPVEMAAKCKELEALGVKVEILAEKEMKKLGMGALLGVAQGSPRGARLVVMQWNGGKAKDKPVAFIGKGVSFDTGGNSMKPAAGMEDMKGDMGGAAAVIGAMHVLARRKAKANVVGIVGLVENAVDGQAQRPGDIVTSMSGQTIEVLNTDAEGRLVLCDALWYCNDRFAPKIMVNLATLTGAIMVALGQYHAGLFSNDDELAGRLTDAGLATAERLWRMPMGPDYDKLLESKNADMKNIGGRYGGAITAAQFLRRFVKDTPWAHLDIAGTAMNAPPSEYSISWGSGFGVRLLDRLVRDHYEG; this comes from the coding sequence ATGACGCCTGCCATGGACATCGGATTCACCACTTCATCGAAGGGGACGGCGGACCTGCACGTCTTCCTTGCCGCGCCCGGCGCAAACGGGTCGGTGGACCTTGCCGGCGATGCCGGGCCGCTGCTGGAAAAGGCGATCAAGGCAGGCGCCTTCACCGCCAAGATGCTGTCGACCCTCGACATCATCGTGCCCGCCGGAATGGAGGTCGACCGGGTCCTCGTGCTTGGCCTCGGCGATCCCAAGACCATCACGACGGACGGCTGGCTGAAGGTGGGCGGGTCGATCGCCTCGAACCTCAAGAAGGCGGCCACGGTGATGGTTCACGCCGATGTGCCCGGCTTCGACTTCGACGCCGCGGCGCTCGCCGACATGGCTTTGGGCGCCTTGCTGCGGACCTATCGGTTCGATCGCTACAAGACGAAGAAGGACGACGGCGACGAGGAACCGAAACGGACCAGGATCACCGTCGTCACCCGCCGCGCCGCCGCTGCCAAGGCGGCATTCGGCGCGTCCGAGGCCGTGGCGTCGGGCGTGTCCATCGCCCGCGACCTCGTCAACGAGCCGGCCAATCTTCTGGGCCCGGTCGAGATGGCGGCCAAATGCAAGGAACTTGAGGCGCTTGGCGTCAAGGTCGAGATCCTGGCCGAGAAGGAGATGAAGAAGCTCGGCATGGGCGCGCTGCTCGGCGTCGCCCAGGGCAGTCCGCGCGGCGCCAGACTGGTCGTTATGCAGTGGAACGGCGGCAAGGCGAAGGACAAGCCGGTCGCCTTCATCGGCAAGGGCGTCTCCTTCGACACCGGCGGCAATTCGATGAAGCCCGCGGCCGGCATGGAGGACATGAAGGGCGATATGGGCGGGGCGGCGGCCGTCATCGGCGCCATGCACGTGCTGGCCCGGCGCAAGGCCAAGGCCAATGTCGTCGGCATCGTCGGCCTGGTCGAGAACGCCGTCGACGGACAGGCGCAGCGGCCCGGCGACATCGTCACCTCCATGTCGGGGCAGACGATCGAGGTGCTGAATACCGACGCGGAAGGACGGCTCGTGCTCTGCGACGCCCTTTGGTACTGCAACGACCGTTTCGCGCCGAAGATCATGGTCAATCTGGCCACGCTGACCGGGGCGATCATGGTAGCGCTCGGGCAGTATCACGCCGGCCTGTTCTCCAACGATGACGAGCTGGCAGGCCGGCTTACGGATGCCGGACTGGCGACGGCAGAGCGGCTGTGGCGGATGCCGATGGGGCCGGACTACGACAAGCTGCTCGAATCGAAGAACGCCGACATGAAGAACATCGGCGGCCGCTACGGCGGGGCGATCACCGCGGCGCAGTTCCTCAGGCGCTTCGTCAAGGACACGCCCTGGGCGCATCTCGACATCGCCGGCACGGCCATGAACGCGCCGCCGAGCGAATATTCGATCTCCTGGGGTTCGGGATTCGGCGTCAGGTTGCTCGACCGGCTGGTCAGGGACCACTACGAAGGCTGA